From one Rhineura floridana isolate rRhiFlo1 chromosome 4, rRhiFlo1.hap2, whole genome shotgun sequence genomic stretch:
- the LOC133383035 gene encoding uncharacterized protein LOC133383035 isoform X2, with amino-acid sequence MGAGGGEELTSSKIIRSEFMEVTTLEKEAAGRALGINSASSGALWDLAASTLTTSIQSAPGAYTSLPEAAAVPVANDTSLIALPSLLPGETSATLTPASLIQHASQGSVDGPPPQSVYMGGVLVLAQPQLPWPSAAMAPWQSPTTGQLGTQALPLPVGIYPQGDASLPLGDHCLQTTKEKVWREEYIDIFTLLFHEAEVKPKETGDSKDKEAAKKKRVKP; translated from the exons GGTCACAACTCTTGAGAAGGAGGCGGCTGGTCGTGCTCTTGGCATCAACTCAGCTTCTTCTGGGGCTTTGTGGGATCTGGCTGCTTCTACACTTACAACATCTATACAGTCTGCACCAGGGGCCTACACTTCGCTTCCGGAGGCGGCAGCAGTTCCTGTTGCTAACGACACCTCACTTATTGCTTTGCCATCTCTGCTTCCGGGTGAGACTTCAGCAACACTTACACCAGCAAGCCTAATACAACATGCAAGTCAGGGGAGTGTTGATGGGCCTCCGCCTCAGTCAGTGTACATGGGGGGTGTCCTGGTTCTGGCTCAGCCACAATTGCCCTGGCCTTCTGCGGCCATGGCCCCATGGCAGTCTCCAACAACAGGTCAGTTGGGGACTCAGGCATTGCCCCTTCCTGTAGGGATTTACCCACAGGGAGATGCATCGCTTCCGTTAGGGGATCACTGCCTGCAAACAACCAAGGAAAAGGTCTGGAGGGAAGAATATATCGATATTTTTACTTTGTTATTTCATGAGGCCGAAGTCAAGCCTAAAGAAACTGGAGACTCCAAGGACAAGGAGGCTGCTAAGAAAAAGAGG GTGAAGCCCTGA
- the LOC133383035 gene encoding uncharacterized protein LOC133383035 isoform X1, with protein MGAGGGEELTSSKIIRSEFMEVTTLEKEAAGRALGINSASSGALWDLAASTLTTSIQSAPGAYTSLPEAAAVPVANDTSLIALPSLLPGETSATLTPASLIQHASQGSVDGPPPQSVYMGGVLVLAQPQLPWPSAAMAPWQSPTTGQLGTQALPLPVGIYPQGDASLPLGDHCLQTTKEKVWREEYIDIFTLLFHEAEVKPKETGDSKDKEAAKKKRVGRIWSS; from the coding sequence GGTCACAACTCTTGAGAAGGAGGCGGCTGGTCGTGCTCTTGGCATCAACTCAGCTTCTTCTGGGGCTTTGTGGGATCTGGCTGCTTCTACACTTACAACATCTATACAGTCTGCACCAGGGGCCTACACTTCGCTTCCGGAGGCGGCAGCAGTTCCTGTTGCTAACGACACCTCACTTATTGCTTTGCCATCTCTGCTTCCGGGTGAGACTTCAGCAACACTTACACCAGCAAGCCTAATACAACATGCAAGTCAGGGGAGTGTTGATGGGCCTCCGCCTCAGTCAGTGTACATGGGGGGTGTCCTGGTTCTGGCTCAGCCACAATTGCCCTGGCCTTCTGCGGCCATGGCCCCATGGCAGTCTCCAACAACAGGTCAGTTGGGGACTCAGGCATTGCCCCTTCCTGTAGGGATTTACCCACAGGGAGATGCATCGCTTCCGTTAGGGGATCACTGCCTGCAAACAACCAAGGAAAAGGTCTGGAGGGAAGAATATATCGATATTTTTACTTTGTTATTTCATGAGGCCGAAGTCAAGCCTAAAGAAACTGGAGACTCCAAGGACAAGGAGGCTGCTAAGAAAAAGAGGGTAGGTAGGATATGGTCCAGTTGA